From a single Stomoxys calcitrans chromosome 4, idStoCalc2.1, whole genome shotgun sequence genomic region:
- the LOC106080849 gene encoding protein doublesex-like — MSEGLKTLLKAAQFIEQQEKLKLSPQSAAIPALLEEYPSQRFIVHAFDTAAASEVTNGGGVSNVVAHLRNSMNSNILSTNNNKHNNSINIRNSNIRHGGGNLQVSSSAPAAAATFQHVNGHHTNNSPTHHHQHPHVTATVLSNGTNSATSNGHHHHPHLLNSQLIHANHHDYEFNGNGGVTVVATTAVGPMNGGDAGTPPPSTVAAAPSASLNGRSSEGRMSGPNWWKTPS; from the exons ATGTCGGAGGGTTTAAAGACGCTCCTCAAAGCTGCTCAATTCATTGAGCAGCAGGAGAAATTGAAGCTGTCACCACAATCAGCTGCTATACCGGCACTACTCGAAGAATACCCGTCACAGCGTTTCATAGTTCATGCCTTTGATACAGCCGCTGCGTCAGAAGTGACCAATGGCGGTGGTGTTAGTAACGTTGTTGCTCATTTGAGGAACAGCATGAACAGCAATATCCTCAGTacgaacaacaacaaacacaataaCAGCATAAATATTCGAAACTCCAACATACGGCATGGTGGTGGCAATTTACAAGTATCATCATCGGCGCCGGCAGCTGCGGCCACGTTTCAACACGTTAATGGTCATCACACCAATAACAGCCCCACCCACCATCATCAGCATCCCCACGTTACCGCAACGGTATTAAGCAATGGTACAAATAGTGCAACAAGCAACGGTCATCATCACCATCCCCACCTTCTAAACAGTCAATTAATACACGCCAACCATCATGATTACGAATTTAATGGCAATGGCGGTGTAACGGTAGTAGCCACAACCGCAGTGGGGCCAATGAATGGTGGTGACGCCGGCACACCACCACCTTCAACTGTGGCGGCGGCACCATCTGCATCCTTAAATGGCAGGTCCAGTGAAGGTCGCATGTCAG GACCTAATTGGTGGAAAACCCCCAGCTga